The window CGGCGTTTCTGGACTGCGTTCGTCGTCGAGCGGGCGTTCCGACGGGGGAGGTACTCGCGGACAGCTACTCGGAATCGGAGCGCGCTGGTCGAACCAGCGATCGATCGGGCGCCCCTCGAGCGGGCTCACCGTACGACCGCGCGCGTGATCTCATCGACGCACACGTCGACCTCGAGGCGCTCGAGTTGGGGTGAGGAGGATGTTGTACCAACGTACCCGTCGATCGCCCCTACAGGATCTGTGCTCTGCGGTACGTGCTACAACGACCCCTCTGAACCTGCAACGATCCCACTGAACCGACGGAGCCAAGAGGGAACCGTCGAAACCACCGTCGACTACCGTGCCCGTTCGTCTCCTCCAGTACTCCGACGTCGAAAACGCCTGCGACGACCCGCCCCGAATCGGTCGACTCGTTGCAGCTCTCGAGCACTTTCGTGACGACGAGACAATTCTCCTCGGTACCGGTGACAACACCGCCCCCGGCGTGTTACCGCTCGTCACCGACGGGAAGCAGGCGCTCCGGTTCTACGAGGCGATCGACCCGGACGTCGAAACCTTCGGCAATCACGACTTCGATTTTGGGGTCGAGGCGACCCGTGAGATCGTCCGGAACTCGCCACAGCAGTGGGTCACCGCAAACGTCAGACGAAACGGCGCGCCCTTCGCTCACGACGTCGGCGTCGAGCCGTGGACGCTGCTCGAACGGGCAGAGGCGACCGTCGGCATCACCGGCGTGACGACGCCGCGGACGGCGTCGTTGAACCCGATGGCGACCGGCCTCACGTTTCGCGACCCGATCGAGGCCACTCGGGAGGCGATTTCGGCACTTCGGGACGCGGGTGCTGACTCCGTACTCGTCTGTTCCCACCTCGGGCGGGGCGACGACGCGTTGGCTCGGAAAGTCGACGCGGACGTGATCCTCGGCGGCCACATTCCGAGCGCCCGTAACGAGGTGATCGACGGAACGCTCCTCACCAGACCCGGCGACGGCGGCACGGCGGTCGTCGAGGTCGAACTCGACGATGACGGCCCGACCGCGGCGATTCACCCGACGACCGAGTTCACCCCCACTCGAGACGTGGTCCACTCGTTTGAGGCCCTCCAGTCGACGACAGGCCTCGACGAGGTGGTCGCCTCCGTCGACGAGCCGATGGATCGGGGTGAGACGACGCTCTTCGGAGGGGAGAGTCGACTCGGGAACTTCGTCACCGACGCCTATCGCTGGAAGACCGGTGCCGACGTCGCCCTTCAGAACAGCGGCGGAATTCGGACGGGAACGACGCTCTCGGGCGATGTGACGGCCGCCGACGTGATCGGGCTCGTTCCCTTCGACGAACCAATTGCCGTCGCCGAAGTAACCGGACGCCAACTCCAGTGCATCCTCTCGGAGGCCGCCGGTCTCGAGCTTGGCTTTGCCGAACCGGACTGGTGGCACGGTCAGGTCAGCGGCGTGACCCTCGAGTGGAACCCGACCGACCACACCGTCGACGTTCGACGAGTCAACGGCGATTCGCTCGATCCGGATGGACGCTATCGACTCGCAACGTCCGATTACCTGTTTCACACCGACGACGAGTTCCCGTCGCTTCGGCCGGCAGACCGAATCGAGAAGACCGAAGGCAGCCAGTACGACGTGTTACTCGAGTACGCCCGCCACCGGGGGGTGGAAACGCCGCTCGAGGGGCGTATTCGGCGAATCGATCGATAATCGCCCATACTCCAGCATGCATAGTCAAACGGTATAATATTTATAGCAGTGGCTACCGAAAGGTGAAACGGACTGGTACCACGGACTACAGTGATTGTCGACGTACACGAGCAATACTCGAGAAGGGGACTCCAACAGACCGTCTGGGGCAGGTGATCCTGCGTGCAGCGTTAAGCCAACGGGCAGAGAGGTAGGGTACCATTGCACAGGAGTAGTCACGAGTGAAACGTTTACCAACACGGGGCGCGTTTCCACTCGTGATGACGCTGGTCGTGGTGCCCGTTCGATATCCCCTGACGAATCACTCTCGTCGAACCCTCGAGGAGGCCATCGAGGTCGCTCGAGAGCGAGATGCGGCGTTGACTGTTCTCCATGTGAATCTCTACCAGAACGGGAAGAGCGTGACGCGGACGGATCTGAAAGACGCCGTCGAGCGCCAGTTCGGTCGCCTCGATAACGCCCGCTACGTAGTTCGCCCCGGCTTCCTCGTCGAAGAGAGCATTCTGGACGAGGTCGCCGCCGAGGAAGCCGACGTCGTGGTCATCGGTAGCAAACAGGCCAGTCGATTGCGGCGGCTGTTCCGCCGGTTTACCGACAATCCGGATATCGAGGCGTATCTCAACACGCACCTCGAGTGTGACGTGATCACGGTCGAGCGGGCGATGGCCTGAGAGTGATACGTGGAACGCTCGAGCGTGACCGTCTCCGCTCGAGTGTCTCAGGACCTCCAAGAATTGCTATGAGTTCGGATCGAGTCCTCGAGTGAACACCGCCGACGACTGCGGTTCGAGGCACACGGGTTTCTGGCACACCCACTTCATCGCTTTCTTCGTCGTTTCGTGTGGTCTATAGTGGCCACTGCACGTCATTGTACACCTGATCGTTAGACGTGTCGGCGATCACCGGATGAATCGGTGCAGTTGTTACGCTATTCTTCAGCCTCCTCGGGGCAGCGTAACTCGCTCGAATGCCGTCATTCTCCCAGCACCGTGTCCCTCGCTAGAGGGCCGTGACGATTCGCCTCGAGAAATCGCTGTCGACCGCTCCGACGGATTCATCCGGGATATTACCGGTCGTCGGCACTGATCTCCCCTTCGGCCTCGTGGTTCCCCGTCGTGTGGGCCACTTCCGTGCTCGGATCGACCCGTGCCACGTGTGCCGTGCCGCTCGTGTCGTCGAAGACGTGGTGACGGTGTGGGTACGCGAACTCGATCTCCTCGTCGACGAATCGCTGGCGTACTCGCCGTTGGACGTCGGATTGAACGACCGTGAGTTTGTACGGGTGTTTGGCCCAGAACCGCAACTTGAGCAGGATGCCGTTATCCCCGTACTCGACGACATCACAGGTCGGCGAGGCGGCGTATCGAGCGCTCCCGATCCGGATGTCGGGGCCGCCGGCGATCACGTTGTCGACGCTTCGAGCACCCCGCTCGGCCACGCGAATTGCTCGCTCGAGGTCGCTCTCGTAGGTGATCTCGAAGGTGACTTCTACCCGCGTCCGCTCGTCCTCGGCGGAGTAGTTGATCACGTCCCGGCGGTGAATCTCCGAATTCGGGATGACGATAAACGTGTTCTCGAGGGTGAATATCTTCGTGTACCGGATCGTGATATCTTCGACGAAGCCGCGATGCCCCTCGTCGGCGACTTCGATCATATCACCGATTTCGAAGGGGCGGTCGGCGAGGATGAACAACCCATTGATCAGACTACCGATCAGCGGTGCGAGCACGATCGCGATCACCGCCGAGATAACGGTCACCGAGAGCAGGATTTCCGCACCGCCGAGCCCGAGAACGCTCGCTGCAACCAGTGCCGTCAGCGCAATAATCGAGATGCGAACCCCCCGGAGTACCGTCCGGGTCACGCTCGGGCGCTCGATTTTCTGGGCCACCGTCCGACCGGTGAGCCTGACGGCAACCTTCGACAGGTACCATCCAATGACGAGGATGAGGAGTGCGAACGCGACGTCGACGAGCACCGACGGTATAATCTCGGGGACGTACGAGCGAACCTCCTCCCCGAGGGCCGTCTGATTGCCAGCCGTCGCGTTCTCGCTCATACCCCCACTGTTATGCGCACGCTGGTTAAGCGTTCTGACGGATACGCACGTCTCACAACTGAATTCTGGAATGAGGTGCTACTCGAAGCATAATAAATGATTTAGCACTCGACTCGAATGAGCACTGTATGGCAACAGACGAACTGCGCTCGACGGTCGAACGCGTGGGCGATCGGTTCAATCTCGGGGAGTACGAGATCGATGCCTACCTCACCGTGCTGGCTCACGGCCAGCTCACCGCGAGTGAGATCGCCGACCGAACCGACATTCCACAACCGCGCGTGTACGACACCGTCCGCAGCCTGAGCGACCGCGGCCTGGTCGAACTTCGCGAATCGCGACCGATGCAGATCGTCGCGATCGATCCAGGCGATGCTTTCGACGACGTCCAGGACGCCCTCGAGGAGATGGTCGACGAACTCGAGGCCCGGTACACCGCGCCGGCCAGGGAAACCGAGGCCGTCTCGCTGGTGAAATCCCGGTCGACGATTCTTCGGTACCTCGAACAGATCATCGAGCAGGCCGAGTACGAGCTGGCACTCTCGCTGACGCCGGATCTCCTGAACCGCTTCGAAGACCAGCTTCGAGCCGCAACGGCCGACAACGTCAGCGTCGATCTGATCGTCACTCCGGCCTCCGAAGCGCCCTCGCCCGAGGAGTTCGAGTACCGCTCGGTTTCGACGACCGCTCGAGCACGGCGGGGCATCACGACCCCGGTGATCGCCGTCGCCGACGGCAAC of the Natronosalvus vescus genome contains:
- a CDS encoding universal stress protein produces the protein MTLVVVPVRYPLTNHSRRTLEEAIEVARERDAALTVLHVNLYQNGKSVTRTDLKDAVERQFGRLDNARYVVRPGFLVEESILDEVAAEEADVVVIGSKQASRLRRLFRRFTDNPDIEAYLNTHLECDVITVERAMA
- a CDS encoding mechanosensitive ion channel family protein; this encodes MSENATAGNQTALGEEVRSYVPEIIPSVLVDVAFALLILVIGWYLSKVAVRLTGRTVAQKIERPSVTRTVLRGVRISIIALTALVAASVLGLGGAEILLSVTVISAVIAIVLAPLIGSLINGLFILADRPFEIGDMIEVADEGHRGFVEDITIRYTKIFTLENTFIVIPNSEIHRRDVINYSAEDERTRVEVTFEITYESDLERAIRVAERGARSVDNVIAGGPDIRIGSARYAASPTCDVVEYGDNGILLKLRFWAKHPYKLTVVQSDVQRRVRQRFVDEEIEFAYPHRHHVFDDTSGTAHVARVDPSTEVAHTTGNHEAEGEISADDR
- the trmB gene encoding HTH-type sugar sensing transcriptional regulator TrmB — encoded protein: MATDELRSTVERVGDRFNLGEYEIDAYLTVLAHGQLTASEIADRTDIPQPRVYDTVRSLSDRGLVELRESRPMQIVAIDPGDAFDDVQDALEEMVDELEARYTAPARETEAVSLVKSRSTILRYLEQIIEQAEYELALSLTPDLLNRFEDQLRAATADNVSVDLIVTPASEAPSPEEFEYRSVSTTARARRGITTPVIAVADGNYSIYATQDALRDDQDRYGVIFNRSALGFLVSGFFGTVLWTTAETTLGENGEGRPYPRTYASIRRCVKDLMESGGEFYATIEGRDVEQGGPRTVRGRVTDVAFEMTEEVASLTIETADGTVTIGGRVAALEDVEAHEIHIGRHEPPTLE
- a CDS encoding bifunctional metallophosphatase/5'-nucleotidase; the encoded protein is MPVRLLQYSDVENACDDPPRIGRLVAALEHFRDDETILLGTGDNTAPGVLPLVTDGKQALRFYEAIDPDVETFGNHDFDFGVEATREIVRNSPQQWVTANVRRNGAPFAHDVGVEPWTLLERAEATVGITGVTTPRTASLNPMATGLTFRDPIEATREAISALRDAGADSVLVCSHLGRGDDALARKVDADVILGGHIPSARNEVIDGTLLTRPGDGGTAVVEVELDDDGPTAAIHPTTEFTPTRDVVHSFEALQSTTGLDEVVASVDEPMDRGETTLFGGESRLGNFVTDAYRWKTGADVALQNSGGIRTGTTLSGDVTAADVIGLVPFDEPIAVAEVTGRQLQCILSEAAGLELGFAEPDWWHGQVSGVTLEWNPTDHTVDVRRVNGDSLDPDGRYRLATSDYLFHTDDEFPSLRPADRIEKTEGSQYDVLLEYARHRGVETPLEGRIRRIDR